One window from the genome of Paenibacillus azoreducens encodes:
- a CDS encoding TerC family protein: MELLTMQFWTALMSIVIIDLVLAGDNAIVIGLAARNVRKEDQKKVILWGTIGAVIIRVIATLLVVKLLLIPGLRLVGGLVLIWIAYKLLIDEKKHDISAGNQMWAAIRTIIIADAMMGLDNVLAVAGAAHGDFLLVVVGLAISIPIMVWGSTIFMKLTERFPVIITFGSAILAWTASKMLVGEPMIHGLFANPVIKYGFELVVIALVVVFGLRSKKKKEQAAKSRVVGTN; the protein is encoded by the coding sequence ATGGAATTGTTAACCATGCAATTTTGGACAGCCCTGATGTCGATTGTCATCATTGATCTGGTATTGGCCGGAGACAATGCCATCGTCATCGGTCTTGCCGCGCGCAACGTCAGAAAAGAGGATCAGAAGAAGGTCATTTTATGGGGGACAATCGGTGCGGTAATCATCCGGGTGATTGCAACCTTGCTTGTCGTAAAGCTGCTGCTGATTCCGGGACTTCGTCTTGTCGGCGGGCTTGTGTTGATTTGGATTGCCTACAAACTGCTGATTGATGAGAAAAAACATGATATTTCAGCTGGAAATCAAATGTGGGCGGCCATCCGCACCATCATTATTGCGGACGCCATGATGGGGCTCGACAACGTGCTGGCCGTAGCTGGCGCGGCTCATGGAGATTTTCTTCTCGTTGTCGTCGGCCTGGCGATATCGATACCGATCATGGTTTGGGGAAGCACGATTTTCATGAAGCTGACGGAACGCTTCCCTGTCATCATTACCTTTGGGTCGGCGATTTTGGCTTGGACCGCTTCGAAAATGCTGGTAGGAGAACCGATGATTCATGGGCTTTTTGCAAATCCGGTCATCAAATATGGTTTTGAGCTTGTTGTGATCGCGCTGGTAGTCGTGTTTGGTCTGCGTTCCAAAAAGAAAAAAGAGCAGGCGGCCAAAAGCCGGGTGGTAGGGACGAACTAA
- a CDS encoding AraC family transcriptional regulator, with amino-acid sequence MTALDTVHVYTAGFSFHRKPFFMTEMYGVKNYLMRLQTDGKCRARVNGELVQIEAGDLLIFSPDEPYELKIDEELNAQNELAVESGDYHIFFGGSWADEWWSRQKRPTKIKVPLNETILGLFRQIVLEQRKIANPFPEISEYYMRILCLETDRLLREHPSTTPKTYLAYRIKHYIEENASFSFKLEDVAAHVGISVSRAVHLFKEAFGTSIMQYTLDVRLDMARERIIFSPMSLETIAETSGFANYTYFHRVFRSRFGKSPKEFRIANREQI; translated from the coding sequence ATGACCGCGCTAGACACAGTACATGTATATACAGCAGGTTTCTCATTTCACCGCAAACCTTTTTTTATGACCGAAATGTACGGGGTCAAAAATTATTTGATGCGGCTGCAAACCGACGGAAAATGCCGCGCTCGCGTCAATGGCGAGCTGGTGCAGATCGAAGCCGGAGACTTGCTTATTTTTTCGCCGGATGAACCCTATGAGCTGAAAATCGACGAGGAGCTGAACGCTCAAAACGAGCTTGCGGTCGAAAGCGGGGATTATCATATCTTTTTTGGCGGAAGCTGGGCTGACGAGTGGTGGTCCAGGCAAAAACGCCCGACAAAGATCAAGGTGCCATTAAATGAGACGATTCTCGGTCTTTTCCGGCAAATCGTCTTGGAGCAGCGCAAAATCGCCAATCCATTTCCCGAAATATCAGAATATTACATGCGCATATTATGCCTGGAAACGGACCGCCTGCTGCGCGAGCATCCTTCGACGACGCCGAAAACCTATCTGGCCTACCGCATCAAGCATTATATCGAGGAGAACGCCTCCTTTTCTTTTAAACTGGAAGATGTGGCCGCCCATGTCGGAATCAGCGTTTCCCGCGCGGTACATCTGTTCAAGGAAGCCTTCGGCACAAGCATCATGCAATATACGCTGGATGTCCGCCTCGATATGGCGCGGGAGCGAATCATATTCAGCCCGATGTCCCTTGAAACGATCGCCGAAACCTCCGGGTTTGCCAACTATACGTATTTTCACCGCGTCTTTCGTTCCCGGTTCGGCAAATCCCCCAAGGAGTTCCGGATCGCGAATCGAGAGCAGATATAA
- a CDS encoding sugar phosphate isomerase/epimerase family protein, whose amino-acid sequence MLKLGLQLYTVREQMEKDFEGTLKKVAELGYQGVEFHTFFGRPAAEVKALLDQYGLVALGTHTGYDRMLNALDEEIAYNKEIGNTNLIVPYLMAEERRWSEVFANLKQIGEHCAKQQVTLLYHNHDFEFTEKIGDKTVFDSMYEEIPSDLLKVELDSCWVHYAGYDPVQFIQSYAGRLPIVHWKDVRRQEDGSPLTVELGQGEVDLKAVAEAADKAGAEWIVVEQDYCQNPPLESIAISMEWIKNYVQNGGPVHV is encoded by the coding sequence ATGTTGAAGCTGGGTTTGCAGTTGTACACGGTTCGTGAGCAAATGGAGAAGGATTTTGAAGGTACGCTGAAGAAAGTAGCAGAGCTTGGATATCAAGGCGTAGAATTCCATACCTTTTTTGGGCGTCCCGCAGCCGAGGTCAAAGCGCTGCTGGATCAATACGGTCTGGTTGCGCTTGGCACGCACACGGGGTACGACCGCATGCTGAACGCCTTGGACGAAGAGATTGCCTACAACAAAGAAATCGGAAACACTAATCTGATCGTGCCTTATTTGATGGCCGAAGAACGCCGCTGGAGCGAGGTATTCGCTAACCTCAAGCAAATCGGTGAGCACTGTGCCAAGCAGCAGGTAACGCTTCTGTACCACAACCATGATTTCGAGTTCACCGAAAAAATCGGGGATAAAACGGTGTTCGACTCCATGTATGAGGAGATTCCATCAGACCTGCTCAAAGTGGAGCTGGACAGCTGCTGGGTACACTATGCGGGATATGATCCCGTTCAGTTCATCCAGTCCTATGCGGGACGCCTTCCGATCGTGCATTGGAAAGATGTGCGCAGACAAGAGGACGGTTCCCCGTTGACGGTAGAACTTGGTCAAGGCGAAGTGGATTTGAAGGCCGTGGCCGAAGCTGCCGACAAAGCAGGCGCGGAATGGATTGTGGTAGAGCAGGATTACTGCCAAAATCCACCTCTGGAAAGCATTGCAATAAGCATGGAATGGATCAAAAATTATGTTCAAAATGGAGGACCTGTTCATGTCTAA
- a CDS encoding Gfo/Idh/MocA family protein, producing the protein MSNSTQTLKIAIIGCGGIANGKHMPSLAKQPQVQMVAFCDIVKERAEKAAAEFGVAGAKIYTDYHELLKDETIDVVHVCTPNDSHSEITVASLESDKHVMCEKPMAKTAAQAKEMVEAARRTGKKLTIGYQNRYRNDSLYLKELCEAGELGDIYLGKALAIRRRAVPTWGVFLDEEKQGGGPLIDIGTHALDLTLWLMDNYKPKSVLGSTFHKLGHRKNAANAFGPWDPEEFKVEDSAFGFITMEDGATIILESSWALNVVETGEAKTILAGTEGGADMKDGLRINGEKLSRLYDTQIDLNAGGVAFYSGSAESEADREQRLWIEAILEDKEPLVKPEQAFVVTQILEAIYESAKTGKAVYFE; encoded by the coding sequence ATGTCTAATTCAACTCAAACATTAAAAATTGCAATTATCGGCTGCGGCGGCATCGCGAACGGCAAACATATGCCGAGTCTGGCCAAACAACCGCAAGTCCAAATGGTGGCTTTCTGCGATATCGTGAAGGAACGCGCCGAAAAGGCGGCTGCGGAATTCGGGGTTGCAGGCGCTAAAATATATACGGATTACCACGAGCTGCTGAAAGATGAAACCATCGACGTCGTTCATGTATGTACGCCAAATGACTCCCACTCGGAAATTACCGTGGCATCGCTTGAATCCGATAAGCATGTCATGTGCGAAAAGCCAATGGCCAAAACGGCGGCCCAGGCCAAAGAAATGGTAGAAGCTGCACGCCGTACCGGCAAAAAGCTGACCATCGGCTACCAAAACCGTTACCGCAATGACAGCCTTTACTTGAAAGAACTTTGCGAAGCCGGAGAACTCGGCGACATTTACTTGGGCAAAGCTTTGGCGATCCGCCGTCGTGCGGTTCCGACCTGGGGCGTATTTTTGGATGAAGAAAAACAAGGCGGAGGCCCGCTGATCGATATCGGCACGCATGCTCTTGACTTGACGCTCTGGCTGATGGACAACTACAAGCCGAAAAGCGTGCTTGGTTCCACATTCCATAAGCTTGGACACCGCAAAAACGCGGCTAATGCATTCGGACCATGGGATCCGGAAGAATTCAAGGTGGAGGATTCCGCTTTCGGTTTCATCACCATGGAAGACGGGGCAACCATTATTCTGGAATCGAGCTGGGCGCTGAACGTTGTGGAAACCGGCGAAGCCAAAACGATCCTTGCGGGTACTGAAGGCGGCGCGGATATGAAAGACGGTCTCCGCATTAACGGAGAGAAGCTGAGCCGTTTGTACGATACCCAAATCGATCTGAACGCCGGCGGCGTGGCTTTCTACTCCGGATCGGCGGAAAGTGAAGCGGACCGGGAGCAAAGATTGTGGATCGAAGCGATTCTCGAAGACAAAGAACCTTTGGTGAAACCTGAGCAGGCGTTTGTCGTGACGCAAATTCTTGAAGCGATTTATGAATCTGCCAAAACAGGCAAAGCCGTATATTTTGAATAA
- a CDS encoding sugar phosphate isomerase/epimerase family protein, producing the protein MKLGVFMVLFGGRKLEEALDYVASKGLKAVEIGTGGNPGKAHCNPAELLESEVKLKEFKHAVESRGLMISALSCHGNPLHPQKHLAKADHEDFVNTVKLAEKLGVEVVNTFSGCPGDHEDAKYPNWPVAPWPNDYQEILAWQWENKVIPYWTEQAKFAADHHVKIGLELHGGFSVHTPATLLRLREAAGETIGANLDPSHMWWQGIDPVQAIHILGRAGAIHHFHAKDTVVDPINVNRYGVTDMQPYTNMLDRAWQFRSVGYGHDIKTWADIISALRLVGYDYVVSIEHEDGLMSIEEGFSKAVSNLQQVLIEESLGDMWWV; encoded by the coding sequence GTGAAACTCGGCGTATTTATGGTATTGTTTGGCGGCCGCAAGCTGGAAGAGGCACTCGATTATGTTGCTTCCAAAGGTTTGAAGGCTGTTGAGATCGGAACCGGAGGCAATCCGGGCAAAGCTCACTGCAACCCTGCGGAGCTGCTTGAAAGCGAAGTAAAGCTGAAGGAATTCAAGCATGCGGTGGAATCCCGCGGTCTGATGATCAGCGCGCTGAGCTGCCACGGTAATCCGCTTCACCCGCAAAAACATTTGGCCAAGGCGGATCATGAGGATTTTGTAAATACCGTGAAGCTGGCCGAGAAGCTGGGCGTTGAAGTGGTGAATACTTTTTCGGGCTGCCCGGGCGATCATGAGGATGCGAAGTACCCAAACTGGCCGGTGGCGCCTTGGCCTAATGATTATCAGGAAATTTTGGCTTGGCAGTGGGAAAACAAAGTGATTCCGTATTGGACGGAGCAGGCTAAGTTTGCCGCCGACCATCATGTAAAAATCGGTCTGGAGCTGCACGGCGGCTTCTCGGTGCATACACCGGCAACGCTGCTTCGTTTGCGCGAGGCGGCTGGCGAAACGATCGGGGCGAATCTCGATCCAAGCCATATGTGGTGGCAGGGAATCGATCCGGTGCAAGCGATCCATATTTTGGGCCGCGCCGGCGCGATCCATCATTTTCATGCGAAAGATACGGTCGTTGACCCGATCAACGTCAACCGCTACGGCGTAACGGATATGCAGCCGTACACCAACATGTTGGACCGTGCTTGGCAGTTCCGCAGCGTCGGTTACGGCCATGACATCAAAACATGGGCGGACATTATCAGCGCCCTGCGTTTGGTAGGTTATGACTATGTGGTCAGCATCGAGCATGAAGACGGTTTGATGTCTATTGAAGAAGGCTTCTCAAAAGCCGTATCCAACTTACAGCAAGTACTCATCGAAGAGTCGCTTGGCGACATGTGGTGGGTCTAG
- a CDS encoding ThuA domain-containing protein yields MINVTIWNEFVHENIHDEVKAVYPEGIHMALANGLQESGFAITTATLDQPEHGLSEGVLNQTDVLIWWGHMAHDRVSDEITARVVRRVQEGMGLIVLHSGHFSKPFKALMGTSCDLKWREAGEQEILWNVNPSHPIAEGIDASVILEHEEMYGEYFDIPTPDELVFISNFAGGEVFRSGCTFRRGRGKIFYFRPGHETYPTYYKPEIIKIIANGVKWAQPAAGSALQFGNVQPVRALNEVPVV; encoded by the coding sequence TTGATTAACGTAACCATCTGGAATGAATTTGTCCATGAGAATATACATGATGAAGTAAAGGCCGTGTATCCCGAAGGCATTCATATGGCGCTGGCCAATGGTCTTCAAGAAAGCGGATTTGCCATCACGACCGCCACGCTGGATCAGCCTGAACATGGCTTGTCGGAGGGTGTTTTGAACCAGACGGATGTTTTGATCTGGTGGGGGCATATGGCGCACGACCGTGTCAGCGACGAAATTACGGCCCGGGTTGTCCGGCGCGTTCAGGAAGGAATGGGACTTATCGTCCTGCATTCCGGGCATTTTTCCAAGCCGTTTAAAGCCTTGATGGGGACGTCCTGCGATTTGAAATGGCGTGAAGCGGGAGAGCAGGAAATTTTGTGGAACGTTAATCCTTCACACCCGATTGCCGAAGGAATTGACGCATCAGTCATTCTCGAGCATGAGGAAATGTATGGTGAATACTTCGACATCCCAACGCCGGATGAACTGGTGTTCATCAGCAACTTTGCGGGCGGCGAGGTATTCCGGAGCGGATGCACATTCCGCCGCGGACGCGGGAAAATCTTCTACTTCCGTCCCGGACATGAGACGTATCCGACTTACTACAAACCTGAAATCATCAAGATTATCGCAAATGGCGTCAAATGGGCTCAACCAGCCGCCGGCAGCGCGCTTCAGTTTGGCAATGTGCAACCGGTCAGAGCTTTGAATGAGGTGCCTGTCGTATAA
- a CDS encoding winged helix-turn-helix transcriptional regulator has translation MKDQDLSMCPRFETAFSVLGKRWNGLIIYSLMNGPKRFKDISHIIPSMSDKMLSERMKDLENEGILERHVYPETPVRIEYELTEKGKALQPVMDQVQNWAEHWVELE, from the coding sequence ATGAAAGATCAGGATTTAAGCATGTGTCCGCGGTTTGAAACGGCTTTTTCCGTTTTGGGTAAACGCTGGAACGGATTGATTATTTACTCTTTGATGAACGGACCGAAACGGTTCAAGGATATATCCCATATCATACCTTCGATGAGCGATAAAATGCTGTCCGAACGTATGAAGGATTTGGAGAACGAGGGTATTTTGGAACGCCATGTGTATCCTGAAACACCGGTCCGGATCGAATACGAATTGACGGAGAAGGGCAAAGCGCTGCAGCCCGTCATGGACCAGGTTCAGAACTGGGCGGAGCATTGGGTTGAACTTGAGTAG
- the infC gene encoding translation initiation factor IF-3 — protein MLMNEKIRAAEVELTGLNGEALGIMPTAEALAMAKKLKVDLVCTSLMSSPPPCKLIGAGDAKKEKQQAKAAERPMKVKEIRLTPHIEEHDYETKQRQAEKILKAGDAVLFVIRIKGKEGLAAKELLERLVKDLAHAGRRAAGIQLSGKQAQVQLNP, from the coding sequence ATGTTGATGAATGAAAAAATCAGGGCGGCGGAAGTGGAACTAACCGGGCTTAACGGAGAGGCTCTGGGCATTATGCCGACTGCCGAGGCGCTTGCCATGGCTAAAAAACTGAAGGTTGATTTGGTTTGCACCTCTTTGATGAGCAGCCCGCCGCCATGCAAATTGATTGGTGCGGGAGATGCCAAAAAGGAAAAGCAGCAGGCCAAAGCCGCAGAACGGCCAATGAAAGTAAAAGAAATCCGCCTGACGCCGCATATCGAAGAACATGATTATGAAACGAAGCAGCGCCAGGCAGAAAAAATATTGAAAGCAGGTGACGCGGTTCTTTTCGTCATCCGGATCAAAGGGAAGGAAGGCCTTGCTGCCAAAGAGCTGCTGGAGAGGCTTGTTAAGGACTTAGCTCATGCGGGACGCCGAGCTGCGGGGATCCAGCTGAGCGGCAAGCAGGCCCAGGTTCAGCTTAATCCCTGA
- a CDS encoding Crp/Fnr family transcriptional regulator, with protein sequence MSNQLNVIEARGNTSCFSEQNLERLMVVMKDRIIPEGSHLFWEGDYSDKLFYVKRGRIKLTKSTDEGKELILYMYQAGDMVGQADPFFSTKHSFTAEVIEESEIGVIDQKDLEVLICQHCDFAIDFMKWMGIHHRLTQTKFRDLMMYGKPGALCSTLIRLSNTYGEKHGDTILIHKKITHTDLSNMIGATRESVNRMLSDLRKKDAVEYENGMIVIKDLEMLQDICHCELCPNEICRI encoded by the coding sequence ATGAGCAACCAACTGAATGTTATCGAGGCCCGTGGGAATACAAGCTGCTTTTCGGAGCAAAACCTGGAGCGGCTGATGGTCGTCATGAAGGATCGTATCATTCCTGAAGGTTCGCATCTGTTTTGGGAAGGCGATTATTCCGACAAACTATTTTATGTCAAACGCGGCCGCATCAAACTAACCAAATCGACGGATGAAGGTAAAGAACTGATTTTATATATGTATCAAGCAGGGGATATGGTTGGGCAAGCCGATCCATTCTTCAGCACCAAGCACAGCTTTACGGCCGAAGTGATCGAGGAGAGCGAAATCGGCGTTATCGATCAGAAGGATCTGGAGGTATTGATCTGCCAGCATTGCGATTTTGCGATCGATTTCATGAAATGGATGGGTATCCACCACCGCCTGACGCAAACGAAATTCCGCGATCTCATGATGTACGGCAAACCTGGCGCGCTGTGCTCGACGTTGATCCGCCTTAGCAATACCTATGGAGAGAAACACGGAGATACCATTTTGATCCACAAAAAAATCACCCATACCGACCTCTCCAACATGATCGGAGCAACCCGCGAAAGCGTCAACCGCATGCTGAGCGATCTGCGCAAAAAAGACGCCGTCGAATACGAAAACGGCATGATCGTGATCAAAGATCTCGAAATGCTGCAGGATATTTGCCATTGTGAGTTATGCCCGAATGAAATCTGCCGGATCTGA